One segment of Lachancea thermotolerans CBS 6340 chromosome E complete sequence DNA contains the following:
- the STE24 gene encoding zinc metalloprotease (highly similar to uniprot|P47154 Saccharomyces cerevisiae YJR117W STE24 Highly conserved zinc metalloprotease that functions in two steps of a-factor maturation C-terminal CAAX proteolysis and the first step of N-terminal proteolytic processing contains multiple transmembrane spans) has protein sequence MSLVESIQRTFDRPNMPWKSIVTAFTLGQFCFETYVTFRQYRTLSKKQLPKVLEGEIEEETMQKAEKYSRAKAKFSIFSDVLGLLQNLCILKFDLLPRFWHMGQALAQKLPLKVAAGSTIGQSLLFLTVLTNISSLLDLPLSYYQHFVLEEKFGFNKLTLKLWITDKIKGTILSAAIGLPLLYAFLKIFDAFPTNFLWYICSFILAVQVLAMVLVPVYIMPLFNKFTPLEDGELKSSIEALAKRVGFPLDQIFVVDGSKRSSHSNAYFTGLPFTSKRIVLYDTLVKDASVDEITAVLAHEIGHWQKNHILRMLAFSEVHIFFIFSLFSAAYQNKSLYSAFGFYVGNIASTKPSIVVTPQLPILIGFMLFNDLLQPLDCVLNFGINLFSRLHEYQADAYAKKLGYTKDLCHALINLQVKNLSTMNVDPLYSSYHYSHPTLPERLEALDYATEKKEK, from the coding sequence ATGTCTCTTGTGGAAAGTATTCAGAGGACGTTTGATCGCCCAAATATGCCATGGAAATCCATTGTAACTGCTTTCACGCTGGGCCAGTTCTGCTTCGAGACGTACGTGACGTTTCGTCAGTATCGCACTTTGagcaagaagcagcttcCTAAAGTACTGGAGGGCGAGATTGAGGAGGAAACCATGCAGAAGGCGGAGAAGTATTCGCGAGCCAAAGCCAAGTTCTCCATCTTCTCTGACGTTCTGGGTCTCCTGCAAAACCTTTGTATTTTAAAGTTCGATTTGTTGCCCCGCTTTTGGCACATGGGTCAGGCGCTCGCGCAGAAGCTTCCGCTAAAAGTTGCTGCGGGCTCTACAATTGGCCAGAGTTTGCTGTTCTTGACGGTGCTCACCAACATCTCCTCCCTTCTAGACCTCCCACTCTCTTACTACCAGCACTTTGTCTTAGAAGAGAAGTTTggcttcaacaagctgacGCTGAAATTGTGGATCACtgacaaaatcaaaggCACTATTCTGAGCGCTGCGATCGGTTTGCCCTTGCTGTATgccttcttgaaaatcttcGACGCTTTCCCCACGAACTTCTTGTGGTACATCTGCTCCTTCATCCTGGCAGTGCAAGTTCTAGCAATGGTGCTGGTACCTGTCTACATTATGCCacttttcaacaagttcaCGCCACTTGAGGACGGCGAACTCAAGAGCTCGATCGAGGCTCTGGCTAAGCGCGTGGGCTTTCCACTCGATCAAATTTTCGTGGTGGACGGCTCCAAGCGTTCATCCCACTCCAACGCCTACTTCACTGGTCTGCCCTTCACTAGCAAACGTATAGTTCTCTATGATACTCTGGTCAAGGACGCATCGGTGGACGAGATAACCGCCGTTTTGGCACATGAGATCGGCCACTGGCAAAAAAATCACATTCTGCGCATGCTTGCGTTCAGCGAGGTGCacatctttttcattttctctCTCTTCAGCGCTGCTTACCAAAACAAGTCGCTGTATTCTGCATTTGGCTTCTACGTGGGCAACATTGCATCAACTAAGCCCTCGATCGTGGTCACCCCTCAGCTACCTATTCTGATTGGGTTTATGCTGTTCAACGACCTGCTCCAGCCCCTAGACTGCGTCTTGAACTTCGGCATCAACCTGTTTTCTAGACTGCATGAGTACCAGGCAGACGCCTACGCTAAGAAGCTGGGCTACACCAAGGACCTTTGCCATGCTCTAATCAACCTGCAGGTCAAGAACCTGTCGACCATGAACGTTGATCCATTGTACTCGAGCTATCACTACTCGCACCCAACCTTGCCCGAGAGACTGGAGGCTTTGGACTACGCTaccgagaagaaggaaaaatAA